Proteins from a genomic interval of Helicoverpa zea isolate HzStark_Cry1AcR chromosome 31, ilHelZeax1.1, whole genome shotgun sequence:
- the LOC124645115 gene encoding SPRY domain-containing SOCS box protein 3-like — translation MAGGACIRKGIYINEIMPEGFCRCWNGDDETEPGNPDCGCGEELGIVEWRWAAPKRAPKWVELYEDQKQVVFHPLYSSGTAIVKGNKALETNRHYYWEVKMLTQPYGTDIMVGLGSQEVGESFRDYTSYLGGNEHSFGLSYTGAICKNARVVEDCPGFCKGTIIGVMVDMFLGTLEFYLNREPQGLVFTGLGRHKTWYPMVCSTAAQSSLRLTYASSWTTSLLINAAKVLAASVTGRLLFNNLPPGLAATMKKEFWIPLRSGGMLDKELAKVERHIRDRIKDRRW, via the coding sequence ATGGCAGGAGGGGCCTGTATTAGAAAAGGGATCTACATAAACGAAATAATGCCGGAGGGGTTCTGCCGCTGCTGGAACGGCGACGACGAGACGGAGCCCGGTAACCCCGACTGCGGCTGCGGCGAAGAGCTCGGTATCGTCGAGTGGCGGTGGGCGGCCCCCAAGCGAGCTCCAAAGTGGGTCGAATTGTACGAAGATCAAAAGCAGGTGGTGTTCCATCCCCTGTACAGCTCTGGCACTGCAATCGTCAAAGGCAACAAAGCTTTAGAGACCAACAGGCACTACTACTGGGAAGTGAAAATGCTCACCCAGCCATATGGCACCGACATCATGGTGGGCCTGGGCAGCCAGGAGGTAGGTGAATCTTTCCGTGACTACACGTCCTACCTTGGTGGCAACGAGCACTCTTTTGGGCTCTCATACACAGGCGCTATCTGCAAGAATGCCAGAGTCGTTGAGGACTGCCCCGGATTCTGCAAGGGGACCATCATTGGAGTGATGGTTGATATGTTCCTTGGCACACTGGAATTTTATCTAAACCGTGAGCCTCAGGGATTGGTGTTCACGGGTCTCGGACGGCACAAGACATGGTACCCGATGGTATGTTCAACAGCTGCTCAGTCCTCTCTGAGGCTTACGTATGCCTCCTCATGGACTACTTCTCTGCTGATCAATGCTGCCAAGGTGCTGGCTGCTTCTGTGACTGGCCGCCTCCTCTTCAACAACTTGCCGCCTGGCCTGGCCGCTACAATGAAGAAGGAATTCTGGATTCCGCTGCGCAGCGGTGGCATGCTTGACAAAGAACTTGCTAAGGTCGAGCGCCACATTCGAGATAGAATAAAGGACAGAAGATGGTAA